A genomic window from Chloroflexota bacterium includes:
- a CDS encoding cyclic nucleotide-binding domain-containing protein produces MDEHLAAFLTSTELFSSFDRQIVQKTAKLVARFSIQADEYLFRQGETRNSGLYIVIAGELQVSICGEDDEKIIVGKIGPGESVGEIQLLTGQARTANVMALDDTQLLFLSKSEFDRLAAETPQILSLLGAVIRQRQRRNQLFRILPNYFGELSLAQMGAIENEIEWVHLKREQALMRYQDPSDDFCILINGRVQVSIPDQDGNEQIVGDILAGENVGEMGFFTGEPRSANIIALRDTDAVRFSRESFYAVQCELPQSTFQFTKQVITRLHRTLIDKTPSMSLCIALVPLSPDILLADFANRLTELISQYLHTLHFSSASVDDVLQQVGISQTPRDDLNEIRLVTWLDEQEKRHSGISSIYEVDSTPSNWTSRCIQRADRVIFIGHSGTEFNAEFLRAMMPDYDNSTIHKELVLLYDELKPKPSGTDHWLEQIGDIRRHYHLRTHHNADYQRVARILAGKSIGLVLGGGGARGFAHIGVLRAIEEAGLEIDMVGGNSIGSIIAAAFALGMNWRQIGKLTKNGLKDKKLLDYTFPAVSLISGKSLIALLKDLFGSQKIEDTWIEYFCVSANLTRARQVIHRRGPLWKYIRASSALSPFFPPMTDEGDLLVDGVLVNNLPLEVMRKICADCTIIGVDVSSESALPEGYDFDPGLSGWPMFWRKLNPLRGRQAQPHLPGIMNLIMRINEFSSVRQKHKQYAITDYIIRPDVEGVNIFQFDNIDQLIELGYQAGKKALDEWQDQL; encoded by the coding sequence ATGGATGAACATCTGGCTGCATTTCTGACATCCACTGAATTGTTTTCTTCATTTGATCGTCAGATTGTGCAAAAAACAGCTAAGCTGGTTGCGAGATTCTCTATCCAGGCTGATGAATATTTATTCCGGCAGGGCGAAACCCGGAACAGCGGTTTATATATCGTAATCGCGGGAGAATTACAAGTATCTATTTGTGGGGAAGATGACGAAAAAATAATTGTGGGAAAAATTGGGCCAGGAGAATCGGTGGGGGAGATCCAGTTGCTGACAGGTCAGGCACGCACAGCCAATGTTATGGCTTTAGACGATACTCAGCTTTTATTCCTGTCAAAATCCGAATTTGATCGACTTGCAGCAGAGACACCACAGATATTATCCTTGCTGGGCGCAGTAATTCGCCAGCGCCAGCGACGTAATCAACTCTTTAGAATCCTGCCGAATTATTTTGGCGAATTAAGCCTGGCGCAAATGGGGGCCATTGAAAATGAAATTGAATGGGTACACCTGAAACGGGAGCAGGCGCTGATGCGCTATCAAGATCCCAGTGATGATTTTTGTATTCTTATCAACGGTCGAGTTCAGGTAAGTATCCCGGATCAGGATGGCAATGAACAAATCGTTGGTGATATATTGGCCGGAGAAAATGTAGGCGAGATGGGTTTTTTTACCGGCGAGCCGAGATCGGCTAACATAATTGCGCTGCGAGATACAGATGCGGTTCGATTTTCACGCGAGAGTTTTTACGCCGTCCAGTGCGAATTGCCCCAATCTACATTTCAGTTTACCAAGCAGGTTATCACCCGCTTGCATCGCACGTTGATTGACAAAACCCCCTCTATGTCGCTGTGCATTGCCCTGGTGCCGCTCAGCCCCGATATTCTTCTGGCGGATTTCGCCAACCGATTGACCGAACTTATTTCCCAATATTTGCACACGTTACACTTTAGCAGCGCTTCGGTGGATGATGTATTGCAACAAGTTGGGATTTCCCAAACCCCGAGGGATGACCTGAACGAAATCAGGTTGGTCACTTGGCTGGACGAGCAAGAGAAACGACACTCGGGCATTAGCAGCATTTACGAGGTGGATTCTACCCCCTCGAACTGGACATCCCGTTGCATCCAGCGCGCCGACCGCGTGATCTTCATCGGCCATTCGGGTACCGAATTCAACGCCGAATTCCTGCGCGCCATGATGCCCGATTATGACAATAGCACTATTCACAAAGAGCTTGTTTTACTCTATGATGAATTGAAACCGAAGCCGTCGGGCACTGATCACTGGCTGGAACAGATTGGCGATATTCGCCGTCACTATCATCTTCGCACACACCATAATGCCGACTATCAGCGTGTAGCGCGCATTTTGGCAGGGAAATCCATTGGGTTAGTTTTAGGCGGCGGCGGCGCGCGCGGTTTTGCTCACATTGGCGTGCTACGCGCCATCGAAGAAGCTGGTCTGGAGATTGATATGGTTGGCGGCAACAGCATTGGCTCGATTATCGCCGCCGCTTTCGCGCTGGGCATGAATTGGCGTCAGATTGGCAAGTTGACGAAAAATGGGTTGAAAGACAAAAAACTGCTCGACTATACATTCCCGGCTGTTTCCCTAATTTCTGGGAAATCGTTAATCGCCTTGCTGAAAGACCTCTTTGGCAGCCAAAAGATTGAAGATACCTGGATTGAGTATTTCTGTGTTTCTGCTAATCTAACCAGGGCGCGGCAGGTCATTCACAGGCGCGGTCCGTTGTGGAAATATATCCGTGCCAGCAGCGCTTTGTCGCCCTTCTTCCCGCCGATGACTGATGAAGGCGATTTACTGGTTGATGGGGTGTTGGTCAATAATTTGCCGCTCGAAGTCATGCGTAAGATTTGCGCCGACTGTACGATTATTGGCGTAGATGTCAGCAGCGAATCGGCCCTGCCGGAAGGTTACGATTTTGATCCTGGCCTGTCGGGGTGGCCAATGTTTTGGAGAAAACTGAACCCTCTCCGAGGTCGGCAAGCGCAGCCACATCTACCTGGGATTATGAACCTGATTATGCGAATCAACGAGTTCAGCAGTGTGCGTCAGAAGCACAAACAATATGCCATCACCGACTATATCATTCGCCCCGATGTGGAGGGGGTCAATATTTTTCAGTTTGATAATATTGACCAGCTTATCGAGTTGGGCTATCAGGCCGGGAAAAAAGCCCTCGATGAATGGCAGGATCAACTATGA